Genomic segment of Arachis stenosperma cultivar V10309 chromosome 4, arast.V10309.gnm1.PFL2, whole genome shotgun sequence:
AGCCATCACTAAATTCAAACATCCCTAACTAAAAATCATCATAGAGCCAATTAAAGCAACACATTCTCACACACTAAAATGATAAAGGAACATTCATACAAATCCTTGGTCACTCCAAACCCTACCCTAAATCAGATGAACACTAAGATCACGACATTAGGAATACATCACAACATAGAATAACTTAAAATTCATGAAAAAAATTTCATCCTTACCTCGCACTATcgcaatggcttcttccactaTCAATGCTGCTCTATGATAAGATCAACTCTGCATTCAGTAGCAACAACTCCTGTATTGTAATCGTCAACCAACACTAACGAATGTTGATGGGGTGGTTCAGAACTTGGGTGAGAGGCTTAGGGCATATCTTGAGGGAGACGATATGTTTCGGAGCGAAACAGAGAGAGATGGTTGATATGAGAGGGAGTAAGGCTTTGCAACGTTTGAATATCTCTTTTGAAGACTAAACGGCGACGTTTCAAGGCTAGGAGAGCATTGTATCAAAACTGTGTTGTTTTGATTGTGTGCCACGTTGACAGTTAACTACATATACACGTCAGCGAACATTTGCCAACTCAACGAAAGCGATGATGGAAGGACAAACGTGATTAGATAGAGTATCTTTCGGAGATGAATTcgattaattttatcttttggggacaaaaataaaaatcgaGGTATTTTTAAGAACgattttgactattaactcCTTTATTATAGGAGAATAATAAAACTCTTTtacaataatataattaattttttcataaacaacaaatatatattattgtataaTAACTGATTTTTTGTGTCAATATACCGTGCTTGCTTGTATCAATTATATGTTATAAGTAGTGAATTATATTATATAGGCTTCTGTCGTACAATTTCATAATAATCAATCAAATTACATTCATTGGCTATTCTCATAAGCAACCATTATAAGATTACCctgcaattaaaataaaaaacttgaaaattttcaaagcTAAAATAATAATTCTTACTAGGAACACATACATTATTTACTCTTGGTTTTGTAGGATTGTATTATATGTAAATACATGGCTTGCCTCATTACCAACTCATAATACATTTAGTATCAGACGCAATGTTGACTTGAATCAAAATAAGTTCTACATCCCATTCAATAGTAAATGAGATGTATCAAGGAGTTATAACTTAAATGACATagtttttttattcttatttagGGGTCTAGAGTCATTATTAAAACTGatgtattaaaaaataaaaggaaaagtTATTTTGATACGGGGGGAATAGGAACATAGTAAGTCTATAGTTTGGATTTGAAACCTTGACCCTTAACAACATTAATAAGGTATTCAATCTCATCAGAAACCTCTTTCATAGAAGGCCTTTTATGCCTCTGATCATCCAAGCATGAAGCTGCAAGATAACCCAAAGATTTCATAGTTTCCAGTTCCACATTGCTAGATCCATCTTTAAGCAACGGATCAAGAACCTCCATAAGCCTGTCCTCAACTATTTTCTTCTTAGCATACACTGCCAAGTTCACATTCTCTTCCTCCCTGTTAAAGTCAATAGCCCTCTGAGCAGTGAGTAGCTCCATTAACACAACTCCAAAGCTATAAACATCACTCTTATCGGTCAGTTGAAAGTTTCGGTAGTATTCCGGATCGAGGTATCCAAGAGTCCCCTGCGCACTCGTAAAGATATGACTCTTGTTTTCTTCAGCTAATTCAACAAGCCTAGACAAGCCGAAATCAGAAACCTTGGCATCAAACTTGTCATCAAGAAGAATATTGCTAGATTTTACATCTCGGTGGTAGATTGGGGGCACGGCCGCAGAGTGAAGATATGAAAGTCCTTCGGCTGTTTGGTGTGCGATTTTTAGTCTTGTGTGCCATTTAAGTGGTTGCCTTTCGCCTACTCCGACCAAAGGGAGACGATGGAGGTAATCAAAGAGTGTCCCATTAGAAATATACTCATAAATTAGTAAAGGGTGCTCTAGCTCCAAGCAACAACCAAGGAGTCTCACTAGGCTTCTGTGGTTAACTTGGCAGAGTACCTTAACTTCATTTTGGATTTGATCAATGCCTTTTGTGCTTCCAAGTTTGGCACGCTTGATGGCAGTTATGGATCCGTCATCAAAGGTGCCTTTGAACACTTCGCCGAAGCCACCAGAGCCGATGAGGTTTTCTTCGGCGAAGTTGTTGGTTGCTTTCCTGATCTCTCTGCCCGTGAAGATCCTTGATGACAATGGAGTTGCTTTGGCACTTGTGagtatttctttcttctttttgttcgaggttttctttgcttttttcTTCATTTCAATTTGCTTCTTGTATAAAAGGGCTCCAATTACTACTGCAATGGTGATTATTCCACCTAAGGAAGCAGCCACAGCTGAAAACAACAAATTTTAGAAATGTCAATTACGAAAAAGAAGTGGTGTTATTTGAATATCAATCTAACATCACGAAAATAACTCAAACgtgaaaaagatatcaaaactTGAATTTTTAAATAGTATAATATGATACAAATAGATGTCTGTATGCAGTCTATaagtatatataattataaaaatgttTAAAAGACGTATTGCTTATTTgcttttaaagaaaaaagatgtatttataaaaaaaaggaaagaagataatatatttatcacaaaaaagaatttaaaaggaaaaaacaagGTTAGCTCAATGCATGGGAGCCATCAACCATAGTACAAAAGTGAGCTTTTATTTGATAATAGATAGAAGGCATCAATACCAGCCATGGCCATTTTCTTTATCTGCCGAGCTTTGCAACGGGTGCCCTTTTCATGTCCTTTGCACTTTTTATCTAAAAtttcaacaattttttttcaaagtgAAAATTAGCAAGAAActagaattaattaataaaaaatatttgataaataaaaaaatttagtcaaaatcaatgagaatttattttatttaatatttattaattattgtaataattactaaatattaaataaaataaattttgacttttttatttttctaatattattattaattaataacattCTTTTAGCTCTAATTATTTTCTTGCTATATATATTGTAGGAATGAATCCAAATTTAAACTTAGGATTTCATATACATACTAGCTAAATTACTTATAATTAACTTGTACGGTTTATCGAAAAAATATTTTGCACTAATACTTAAAAAGTAATGATTGAAATTTCTAATTTATTCTCTTAATTATTCTGTTAATGTGTCAGAgtaacaaaaatatttgatcCACCATTATATTTTACCGCAAATAACTTGTAAATTGAAATATATAATCAATTATCAATTGACAATATTATATGTTCCGGTCCAGCCCATCAAATCTAAGTCCAAGGTTAAGCGGACATCTGACCCGATGGGTTGACGAGAGCCAACCACAAGGCGATCGAGCGACACCTTCCCCTTTTGTGTGAACTTGGACAGTTGGAGTTAGACAGGTGGAGAGGAAGCTTTCAGGAAAGAGGGCCTATCCAAGTGGAGACCACACCAGTACAGACTATATAAGGGGAGGGTCATATCCCTCCTCCAGGTACATCACCTATCCTAACATAAATTCTCCATCTCGTATGGACACTGACTTGGGTGTCAGAGTCCTTTTACAGATGGACCACCCCCTCCATTTTACATACACTACTTGACAATTCGAAGGAGCTATGTGCCAAGGCCCCTCTGTACCTATCTCCCAGTTGCCCCACCTTTTTCACCTTCAAACCCAATCTGTTCGACAAGCGAACTACCAAACATAATATAAGCCTCTTTTATACTAAAACTATGTCA
This window contains:
- the LOC130975244 gene encoding wall-associated receptor kinase-like 20, yielding MKQHKITTLIATIAALLLSCTATRQCVNCGPHPVPYPLSTGPDCGDPSYKIRCIGGILWFDALAGSSYMIKSINPTTRHIIIQPATLDRSACVSTDLHFEGIRLNETLPFAVATGNTIILLNCTINAPHTPPLDCSASSPCHSYIKDHKDAYACGRVATCCVYKTSGPHKEYEVRVRGSGGCAAYQSFVDFNGVSGTPGNGWPDLGVAIEWVAPQEPVCKGPMDCNALLNSKCGVGPTSGGVQRCLCIAGFKWDPANGLCQGLGGQAQTQVQSQISTVAASLGGIITIAVVIGALLYKKQIEMKKKAKKTSNKKKKEILTSAKATPLSSRIFTGREIRKATNNFAEENLIGSGGFGEVFKGTFDDGSITAIKRAKLGSTKGIDQIQNEVKVLCQVNHRSLVRLLGCCLELEHPLLIYEYISNGTLFDYLHRLPLVGVGERQPLKWHTRLKIAHQTAEGLSYLHSAAVPPIYHRDVKSSNILLDDKFDAKVSDFGLSRLVELAEENKSHIFTSAQGTLGYLDPEYYRNFQLTDKSDVYSFGVVLMELLTAQRAIDFNREEENVNLAVYAKKKIVEDRLMEVLDPLLKDGSSNVELETMKSLGYLAASCLDDQRHKRPSMKEVSDEIEYLINVVKGQGFKSKL